In the Paenibacillus sp. FSL H7-0357 genome, one interval contains:
- a CDS encoding TerC family protein: MNTTVTDFILPLLNIVFLDLILAGDNAIVIGLAARNLPADTQKKAILLGTGGAVVLRIIATILVVWLLKVPWLLLFGGLLLILIAYKLLSGENNDADIKAGGTLWAAVRTIIVADAAMGLDNVIAIAGAANHNITLVVVGLLISVPIVVWGSTLFIKLINRYPWIIYIGSAVLGYTASTMITGEQKLQPFFEQHPLLHVLFIILVIAGILATGHWKRRLEHKKIPHSGTSG, from the coding sequence TTGAATACAACCGTTACCGATTTTATATTGCCCTTGCTGAATATCGTTTTTCTCGATTTGATTCTGGCGGGGGACAACGCTATTGTCATCGGGCTTGCTGCACGAAATTTACCGGCAGACACCCAGAAAAAGGCTATTCTGCTTGGAACGGGCGGAGCCGTTGTGCTGCGGATCATCGCTACCATACTGGTTGTCTGGCTGCTGAAAGTCCCTTGGCTGCTGCTGTTCGGTGGTCTGCTGCTGATTCTGATTGCATACAAGCTGCTCAGCGGGGAAAATAACGATGCGGATATCAAGGCCGGAGGCACACTGTGGGCGGCTGTGCGGACAATTATTGTTGCCGACGCGGCCATGGGTCTGGACAATGTCATCGCCATTGCCGGAGCAGCCAATCACAATATCACGCTGGTTGTGGTAGGACTGCTTATCAGTGTCCCCATTGTGGTCTGGGGCAGTACGCTTTTTATTAAGCTGATTAACCGGTATCCCTGGATTATTTACATCGGTTCCGCAGTGCTGGGGTACACCGCCTCCACCATGATTACCGGTGAACAGAAGCTCCAGCCTTTTTTTGAGCAGCACCCGCTGCTCCATGTTCTCTTCATCATCCTTGTGATTGCAGGCATACTCGCTACAGGGCACTGGAAACGGCGGCTGGAGCACAAAAAGATCCCGCATAGCGGGACCTCGGGCTAA
- the thiI gene encoding tRNA uracil 4-sulfurtransferase ThiI, whose product MKEQETGTAISGGSSIEYADMLILRFGEFTLKGKNRARFEKTVLRHVKEMVKPYPQVVLSKEFGRIYVQLNGEPAGELAASLKNVFGIASISPVKVSLSEFDDILSASRTFLEIIVPAPGTTFKVNARRVWKEFPHGSIEMNKLISTPLLQGYPGLIVDVKSPQMELKIEIREGHTYIFCENIPGVGGFPLGTNGKAMLLLSGGIDSPVAGWSSMRRGLEVECVHFYSYPYTSELARQKVVDLARVLSRYAGVIKLHLVPFTEVQTAFTGIGQDNLIITLMRRAMLKITTRLAEREGALALVTGESLGQVASQTLSSMNVIGRATTLPLLRPLVMMDKSEIVELSQMIGTYDLSILPYEDCCTLFVPKSPTTNPNQRIVDKIEATLPGYAARLDAAVAGTETISITPYGDEKPSDVVPAQAGLQEEWF is encoded by the coding sequence ATGAAAGAGCAGGAAACTGGAACTGCCATAAGCGGCGGAAGCAGTATTGAATATGCAGATATGCTTATACTGAGGTTCGGGGAATTTACACTGAAGGGCAAGAACCGGGCCCGGTTCGAGAAGACGGTGCTGCGCCATGTGAAGGAGATGGTCAAGCCATATCCCCAAGTGGTGCTGAGCAAGGAATTCGGACGGATTTATGTGCAGTTGAACGGTGAGCCGGCCGGCGAGTTGGCGGCGTCGCTGAAGAATGTCTTCGGCATCGCCTCTATTAGTCCGGTCAAGGTCTCTTTATCGGAGTTTGACGATATCCTGTCCGCCAGCCGGACATTCCTGGAGATTATCGTTCCAGCCCCGGGTACTACCTTTAAGGTCAACGCGCGCCGGGTATGGAAAGAGTTCCCGCATGGCTCCATCGAGATGAATAAGCTGATCTCGACTCCGCTGCTGCAAGGCTATCCCGGCCTGATCGTGGATGTGAAATCACCGCAGATGGAGCTCAAGATCGAAATCCGCGAGGGGCATACTTATATTTTCTGTGAGAATATCCCCGGGGTCGGAGGGTTTCCGCTGGGAACCAACGGAAAGGCTATGCTCCTCCTGTCCGGCGGTATTGATAGTCCTGTGGCAGGCTGGTCTTCGATGCGCCGCGGTTTGGAAGTGGAGTGTGTCCACTTCTACAGTTATCCTTATACGAGCGAGCTTGCCCGCCAGAAGGTCGTGGATCTTGCCCGGGTGCTGTCGCGTTATGCCGGGGTGATTAAACTGCATCTCGTTCCGTTTACGGAGGTGCAGACCGCTTTTACGGGGATTGGCCAGGATAACCTGATTATTACGCTGATGAGGCGGGCGATGCTGAAGATTACCACCCGGCTGGCTGAACGGGAAGGGGCGCTTGCGCTTGTTACCGGGGAGAGTCTGGGGCAGGTGGCCAGCCAGACGTTGTCCAGCATGAATGTCATCGGACGCGCTACAACGCTGCCGCTGCTGCGGCCGCTGGTCATGATGGACAAAAGCGAGATTGTCGAGCTTTCCCAAATGATCGGCACTTATGATTTATCTATCTTGCCTTACGAGGATTGCTGCACGTTATTTGTGCCAAAATCGCCTACGACCAACCCGAATCAGCGGATCGTAGACAAGATTGAAGCGACGTTGCCCGGATATGCCGCACGGCTGGATGCTGCTGTCGCGGGGACAGAGACGATTTCCATTACGCCTTACGGGGATGAGAAACCAAGCGATGTAGTTCCGGCGCAAGCCGGGCTGCAGGAAGAGTGGTTCTAA